In one window of Paracoccus saliphilus DNA:
- a CDS encoding formate dehydrogenase subunit gamma, with product MLRHLLAVLTIIILTLPAAVPAQEAEIDRSATGGAQTLDDILRRQNQQRLDDSFRSDNIGGEAATVPELGPLGGASDSDLWRAIRYDKADITVSTRNETGKVLVQDGGMWWLEFREGPLVKYGSWLLLGTIVLLVVFYLLRGRVRVEGGMSGHTITRFKFIERMAHWLLAGSFILLGLTGLLSLMGRMFIAPYLGREVNASLLQASKFIHNNVAWAFMLGLVMVFVMWVWHNIPNRLDLTWFRYAGGIVGKTHPPAKKFNAGQKIVFWSVILLGGSISLSGLSLLFPYELPLFAKTFGILNDIGLPGWFGMEPLSARMSPQEEMQYAQLWHAIVAFGLMAVIIGHIYIGTLGMEGAFDAMKDGEVDEAWAHQHHSIWLEEEKTRTAGAATPAE from the coding sequence ATGCTGCGCCATCTGTTGGCCGTTCTGACGATCATCATCCTGACCCTGCCCGCCGCCGTGCCTGCGCAGGAAGCCGAAATCGACCGTTCCGCCACCGGCGGGGCGCAGACGCTGGATGACATTCTGCGCAGGCAGAACCAGCAGCGCCTCGATGACAGTTTCCGAAGCGATAATATCGGCGGCGAGGCTGCGACTGTTCCCGAGCTTGGCCCATTGGGCGGTGCATCGGATTCGGATCTGTGGCGGGCGATACGTTACGACAAGGCCGATATCACCGTGTCGACCCGAAACGAGACCGGCAAGGTCCTTGTGCAGGACGGGGGTATGTGGTGGCTGGAATTCCGGGAAGGGCCACTGGTGAAATATGGAAGCTGGCTGCTTTTGGGAACTATCGTCTTACTGGTGGTCTTCTACCTGCTGCGCGGTCGAGTAAGGGTAGAAGGCGGCATGTCCGGGCACACCATCACCCGGTTCAAGTTCATCGAGCGCATGGCGCATTGGCTGCTGGCCGGTTCATTTATACTTTTGGGGCTGACCGGCCTGCTCAGCCTGATGGGCCGGATGTTCATCGCCCCTTACCTGGGCCGCGAAGTCAACGCGAGCTTGCTACAGGCGTCGAAATTCATCCACAACAATGTCGCATGGGCGTTCATGCTTGGCCTTGTGATGGTGTTCGTCATGTGGGTCTGGCACAATATTCCGAACCGTCTTGACCTGACATGGTTCCGCTATGCCGGGGGTATCGTCGGCAAGACTCATCCCCCGGCCAAGAAGTTCAATGCCGGTCAGAAAATCGTTTTCTGGTCGGTGATCCTGCTGGGCGGGTCGATTTCCTTGTCAGGGCTGTCGCTCCTGTTCCCTTATGAGCTGCCGCTATTCGCCAAGACCTTCGGTATCCTGAACGATATCGGCCTGCCGGGCTGGTTCGGTATGGAGCCCCTGTCTGCCCGCATGTCCCCGCAAGAGGAAATGCAATATGCCCAGCTTTGGCACGCCATCGTGGCATTCGGGCTGATGGCGGTAATCATCGGGCATATCTATATCGGCACGCTCGGCATGGAGGGTGCGTTCGATGCGATGAAGGACGGCGAGGTTGACGAAGCCTGGGCGCATCAGCACCATTCGATCTGGCTCGAGGAAGAAAAAACCAGAACGGCGGGCGCCGCCACCCCTGCGGAGTAG
- a CDS encoding formate dehydrogenase subunit alpha: MLRKKTNGAARRPLRASILSEVGHSSVDRRAFLRGSGLAIGGLTAIAASGGSVTRANAQTAAETAVEIKKSVCTHCSVGCTVMAEVSDGVWIGQEPGWDSPFNLGAHCAKGASVREHAHGERRLKYPMKKEGGEWKKISWDQAIDEIGDQMMAIRDESGPDSVYWLGSAKHSNEQSYLFRKFAAYWGTNNVDHQARICHSTTVAGVANTWGYGAMTNSYNDIHNSKAIFLIGGNPAEAHPVSLLHLLKAKEENNAPLIVCDPRFTRTAAHADEYVRFRPGADVAMIWGLLWHIFENGWEDKEFIRTRVWGMDQIREEVARWTPEETERVTGVPGSQMERVARTLANNRPGTVIWCMGGTQHSNGNNNTRAYCILQLALGNMGVAGGGTNIFRGHDNVQGATDLGVLADTLPGYYGLTPGSWAHWARVWQEDLDWLKGRFVTMEGADGAEVPMMEQSGIPVSRWIDGVLEAKENIEQPDNTRAMVFWGHAPNSQTRLKEMKTAMEKLDLLVVVDPYPTVSAVLHDREDGVYLLPASTQFETRGSVTASNRSLQWREQVVAPLFESLPDHVIMAKFAKKFGFADRMFRNIAMDGEEPNVEDITREFNRGMWTVGYTGQSPERLKLHMENQYTFDRTTLRAVGGPADGDFYGMPWPCWGTPEMNHPGTALLYDMSIPVAEGGLTFRARFGVERDGDNLLAEGVYSAGSEIEDGYPEFTMQMLRDLGWDSDLTPYERRMIEYVAGFIDELPAADAEVGEQSQTGEYPSDWADKIGGVNWKTDLSGGIQRVAIKHGCAPFGNAKARTVVWTFPDPVPLHREPLYTNRRDLVEDYPTYEDKTFWRVPTMYASIQKNDFSKDYPIILTSGRLVEYEGGGDETRSNPWLAELQQDMFVEINPRDANNLGVRDGKQVWLEGPEGGKVKVMAMVTERVGEGVAFMPFHFGGHFEGKDLRSKYPEGADPIVLGESSNTAQTYGYDSVTQMQETKATLCKIMPA; this comes from the coding sequence ATGTTGAGGAAAAAGACCAACGGGGCTGCACGACGCCCCCTTCGGGCAAGTATCCTTTCCGAGGTAGGTCATTCCTCGGTTGATCGCCGCGCTTTCTTGCGTGGCTCGGGTCTGGCGATCGGCGGGTTGACGGCAATCGCGGCCTCGGGCGGCTCGGTTACCAGGGCAAACGCGCAGACCGCTGCCGAAACCGCGGTCGAGATCAAGAAATCCGTTTGCACGCATTGCTCTGTCGGTTGCACGGTCATGGCCGAAGTCTCTGACGGCGTCTGGATCGGGCAGGAACCGGGTTGGGACAGCCCGTTCAACCTTGGTGCGCATTGCGCCAAGGGGGCTTCGGTTCGTGAACATGCCCATGGCGAGCGCCGCCTGAAATATCCGATGAAGAAGGAAGGCGGAGAGTGGAAGAAGATCAGCTGGGATCAGGCGATCGATGAAATCGGCGACCAGATGATGGCGATCCGCGACGAAAGCGGGCCGGACAGTGTCTATTGGCTGGGAAGCGCCAAGCATAGCAACGAGCAATCTTACCTGTTCCGCAAATTCGCGGCCTACTGGGGCACGAACAATGTCGACCACCAGGCGCGGATTTGCCATTCGACCACGGTTGCGGGGGTTGCGAATACATGGGGCTACGGCGCCATGACCAATTCCTACAACGATATCCACAATTCGAAGGCGATCTTCCTCATCGGCGGCAATCCGGCCGAGGCGCATCCGGTCTCGTTGCTGCATCTGTTGAAGGCCAAGGAGGAGAACAACGCACCCCTGATCGTCTGCGATCCCCGCTTTACCCGGACGGCGGCTCATGCCGATGAATATGTCCGCTTCCGCCCCGGCGCCGATGTGGCGATGATCTGGGGACTGTTATGGCATATTTTCGAGAATGGCTGGGAGGACAAGGAGTTCATCCGCACCCGTGTCTGGGGAATGGATCAGATTCGCGAAGAGGTCGCCCGGTGGACGCCAGAGGAAACCGAGCGTGTCACCGGTGTTCCGGGCAGCCAGATGGAGCGGGTGGCAAGGACTCTTGCCAACAATCGCCCCGGCACGGTGATCTGGTGCATGGGTGGCACCCAGCACAGCAATGGCAACAACAACACGCGCGCTTATTGCATACTTCAACTTGCGCTTGGGAATATGGGTGTCGCGGGTGGCGGCACCAATATCTTCCGCGGCCATGACAATGTGCAGGGCGCGACCGATCTGGGCGTGCTGGCCGATACCTTGCCAGGCTATTACGGGCTTACCCCGGGTTCATGGGCGCATTGGGCACGGGTCTGGCAAGAAGATCTCGATTGGCTCAAGGGCCGCTTTGTCACCATGGAAGGGGCGGATGGCGCGGAAGTTCCCATGATGGAACAATCGGGAATTCCGGTCAGCCGCTGGATCGATGGCGTGCTCGAGGCCAAGGAGAACATCGAACAGCCCGACAATACGCGGGCCATGGTGTTCTGGGGTCACGCACCGAATTCGCAAACGCGCCTGAAGGAAATGAAAACGGCGATGGAGAAGCTCGACCTGCTGGTCGTGGTCGATCCATATCCGACCGTTTCTGCGGTTCTGCATGACCGCGAGGACGGGGTTTACCTGCTGCCCGCCTCGACTCAGTTCGAGACACGGGGTTCCGTCACCGCGTCCAACCGTTCCCTGCAATGGCGCGAACAGGTTGTCGCCCCGCTGTTCGAGAGCCTGCCCGACCATGTCATTATGGCGAAATTCGCGAAGAAGTTCGGCTTTGCAGACCGGATGTTCCGCAACATCGCCATGGATGGCGAAGAACCGAATGTCGAGGACATCACGCGAGAGTTCAATCGGGGCATGTGGACTGTCGGCTATACCGGCCAATCGCCGGAACGGCTGAAGCTGCACATGGAGAACCAGTATACGTTCGACCGCACGACCCTGCGTGCCGTGGGTGGTCCGGCGGATGGGGATTTCTACGGCATGCCCTGGCCTTGCTGGGGAACGCCAGAGATGAATCATCCGGGCACTGCGCTGCTCTACGATATGTCGATTCCCGTGGCCGAGGGAGGGCTGACCTTCCGTGCCCGCTTCGGGGTGGAACGCGACGGCGACAACCTGCTGGCAGAGGGGGTCTATTCGGCCGGTTCCGAGATCGAGGATGGCTATCCCGAATTCACCATGCAGATGCTTCGGGATCTGGGTTGGGATAGCGATCTGACGCCCTATGAACGGCGAATGATCGAATACGTCGCCGGGTTCATCGATGAGCTCCCTGCGGCTGATGCCGAAGTGGGCGAACAATCGCAAACGGGTGAATACCCTTCCGATTGGGCCGACAAGATCGGAGGCGTAAACTGGAAAACAGATCTTTCAGGGGGCATTCAGCGGGTTGCGATCAAGCATGGTTGCGCCCCGTTCGGAAATGCCAAGGCGCGGACGGTTGTCTGGACATTCCCCGACCCGGTGCCCCTGCATCGCGAGCCTCTTTATACCAATCGTCGCGATCTGGTGGAGGACTATCCGACCTATGAGGACAAGACCTTCTGGCGGGTGCCGACCATGTATGCCTCGATCCAGAAAAACGACTTCTCCAAGGATTATCCGATCATCCTGACCTCGGGCCGACTGGTCGAGTACGAGGGTGGGGGTGACGAGACGCGCTCCAACCCCTGGCTGGCCGAATTGCAGCAGGACATGTTTGTCGAGATCAATCCTCGCGATGCCAATAATCTTGGCGTCCGAGACGGCAAGCAGGTTTGGCTCGAAGGTCCCGAGGGGGGCAAGGTCAAGGTCATGGCGATGGTGACCGAACGGGTCGGCGAGGGCGTGGCCTTCATGCCCTTCCATTTCGGCGGACATTTCGAGGGCAAGGATCTGCGCTCGAAATATCCCGAGGGAGCCGATCCCATCGTGTTGGGTGAATCGTCCAATACGGCCCAGACCTATGGTTACGATTCAGTCACCCAGATGCAGGAGACCAAGGCGACTCTCTGCAAGATCATGCCGGCGTAA
- a CDS encoding 4Fe-4S binding protein produces the protein MVKTLVTCDCSGSQTIDAKALSQATGLDIRSPCSALCTTQLQHASDALTDGDVIFCCAQESRSFETLAEELGVDPAPMLDLRDRAGWSDDPASKLPKMTALIAEAMLPAAPEKAMDVLSEGLCLILGPSQIALEAAAQLSDYLGVTVLLEDTEDIPDTRSFDVIAGNLRQASGALGGFRVVIDALRQLEPGGRGEFTLTAPQDGGMSECDIILDLRGGTPLFPAHEKREGYLRPDPDHPAAVSAAVLAASHLMGTFEKPLHVRTEPLLCAHSRAGQTGCTRCLDLCPTGAITPDGDHVTVDPMICAGCGACSAACPSGAIEYDAPPVDLVFRRVQTLAKAYLDAGGIAPRLLVHDSHGAEMIRLSARHGRGLPADVIPLEIAAIGAFGHAETVAALAAGFASVSLLPGPGADRDALAAQITLARAIGGEGRIHLLDVSDPDAMSDTLYNEDAPASAASPVRPMGTRRQITRQAARALHPDKQQLALPDDAPYGAVLVDTEACTLCLSCVSLCPSGALGDNPDLPQLRFQEDACLQCGLCANICPEDAISYEPRLDLTDAALSQRILHQEEPFACIECGALFGVKSTVERITEKLRGHSMFAGDDKLRMIQMCDNCRVNAQYHSQNNPLAQGERPRVTDDYLSKRRDH, from the coding sequence ATGGTCAAGACACTGGTAACATGCGATTGTTCAGGCAGCCAGACCATCGACGCAAAGGCGCTCTCGCAAGCGACCGGCCTCGATATTCGTTCGCCCTGTTCCGCGCTTTGCACCACACAGTTGCAACACGCCTCGGACGCCTTGACCGATGGCGACGTGATTTTCTGCTGCGCTCAGGAGTCGCGTAGCTTTGAAACACTTGCGGAAGAACTGGGCGTTGATCCCGCGCCCATGCTGGATCTGCGAGACCGCGCCGGGTGGTCAGACGATCCGGCAAGCAAGTTACCGAAGATGACGGCCCTGATAGCAGAGGCGATGCTGCCTGCGGCACCGGAAAAGGCCATGGATGTCCTGTCGGAAGGGCTATGCCTGATACTCGGCCCGTCGCAAATTGCGCTTGAGGCGGCTGCGCAGCTTTCAGACTATCTGGGGGTGACCGTCCTGCTGGAAGATACAGAGGATATCCCTGACACCCGCAGTTTCGACGTGATTGCCGGCAATCTGCGTCAGGCCAGCGGCGCCTTGGGCGGGTTCCGTGTGGTGATCGACGCCTTGCGGCAGCTCGAACCCGGTGGACGGGGAGAATTCACGCTGACGGCCCCGCAGGATGGCGGCATGTCGGAATGCGATATCATTCTCGATTTGCGGGGTGGCACACCGCTCTTTCCCGCGCATGAAAAGCGCGAAGGCTATCTGCGCCCCGATCCCGATCATCCCGCTGCGGTCTCGGCGGCAGTTCTGGCGGCGTCTCATCTTATGGGCACATTCGAGAAGCCGCTTCATGTCCGGACCGAGCCGCTGTTATGCGCCCATTCACGCGCCGGTCAAACCGGCTGCACCCGTTGTCTCGATCTCTGCCCGACAGGGGCGATCACGCCCGATGGCGATCATGTCACGGTCGATCCGATGATCTGCGCAGGCTGTGGCGCTTGCTCGGCCGCCTGCCCATCGGGAGCGATAGAATATGACGCGCCACCGGTCGATTTGGTCTTTCGGCGGGTTCAGACCTTGGCGAAAGCCTATCTGGATGCCGGAGGCATCGCGCCGCGCCTGCTGGTCCATGATAGCCACGGTGCAGAGATGATCCGCCTTTCGGCCCGCCATGGGCGCGGATTGCCCGCCGATGTCATCCCTCTTGAAATCGCGGCCATTGGGGCGTTCGGACATGCCGAAACAGTCGCGGCACTGGCGGCAGGATTTGCTTCGGTAAGCCTCCTCCCTGGACCAGGTGCGGATCGCGATGCATTGGCCGCGCAAATCACGCTGGCCCGGGCCATTGGCGGTGAGGGCAGGATCCACCTGCTGGATGTCTCCGATCCCGATGCCATGTCCGATACGCTCTACAACGAAGATGCACCCGCATCGGCGGCAAGTCCGGTGCGTCCCATGGGCACGAGGCGGCAGATCACCCGGCAGGCGGCACGCGCCTTGCATCCGGACAAGCAACAACTTGCCCTGCCCGATGACGCCCCCTATGGCGCGGTGTTGGTGGATACGGAGGCCTGCACGCTTTGCCTGTCCTGCGTTTCGCTTTGTCCTTCAGGAGCGCTCGGCGACAATCCCGACCTCCCGCAGCTTCGTTTCCAGGAGGATGCCTGCCTGCAATGCGGTCTTTGCGCCAATATCTGCCCCGAGGATGCGATCAGCTATGAACCCCGGCTCGATCTCACGGATGCCGCGCTGAGCCAACGCATCTTGCACCAGGAAGAACCCTTCGCCTGCATCGAATGCGGTGCGCTTTTCGGTGTCAAATCGACCGTCGAACGAATTACCGAAAAGCTGCGGGGACATTCGATGTTCGCCGGCGATGACAAGCTGAGGATGATCCAAATGTGTGACAATTGCCGCGTGAACGCGCAGTATCATTCCCAGAACAACCCGCTTGCTCAGGGCGAGCGCCCGCGCGTCA
- a CDS encoding DUF3306 domain-containing protein — protein MSDFWARRKAAVAAEARAEDAVTRAAEQAAQEAQLAERSDEELLQDLGLPAPEAIDNADTVRRYLRAALPQRLKQQALRRLWTLNPVLANLDGLVDYADDFTASASASENFRTSYQVGKGLMAHVEAMAASRDATEKTSVAHASAPTEKTAITAQEALPEDSAYRPPEKEAAGPSEGVTSPRRMRFSFEETAHG, from the coding sequence ATGAGCGATTTCTGGGCACGCCGAAAAGCTGCGGTCGCGGCCGAAGCGCGGGCAGAAGATGCTGTAACCCGCGCTGCCGAACAGGCCGCGCAAGAGGCGCAGCTTGCCGAGCGTAGCGACGAGGAATTGTTGCAGGATTTGGGGTTGCCCGCGCCGGAGGCCATCGACAATGCTGATACGGTTCGCCGCTATCTGCGCGCGGCCTTGCCGCAACGGCTCAAGCAACAGGCGTTGCGGCGGCTGTGGACCTTGAACCCGGTGCTGGCCAATCTGGACGGGTTGGTCGATTATGCGGATGATTTTACCGCCAGCGCTTCTGCGAGTGAAAACTTCCGGACCAGCTATCAGGTGGGTAAGGGGCTGATGGCCCATGTCGAGGCGATGGCGGCCAGCCGTGACGCTACCGAGAAAACCTCGGTAGCGCATGCCTCTGCACCGACGGAAAAGACAGCAATAACTGCACAGGAAGCCTTGCCGGAAGACAGTGCCTATCGACCGCCAGAGAAGGAGGCCGCGGGGCCTTCCGAAGGGGTGACGTCCCCGCGCCGGATGCGCTTCAGCTTTGAGGAAACCGCGCATGGGTGA
- a CDS encoding DUF3305 domain-containing protein, with product MPLGIVLRRTPGATRWAKWSWKAVAILPGAGSADWRELRRDGDVVEYHAATRILELYAAETEAYVHGLTARVPSIYVVMRPVSGEYPFEILLVTASPFEAQDYSDSGEDVVEKVPMTPGLVAWIGEFVDSFHEDEPFVKRQRDKRRDDLHQDGIGDPRIGKAADIYASPSLMRSRLS from the coding sequence ATGCCGCTTGGTATAGTGCTCCGCAGGACGCCGGGGGCGACCCGTTGGGCGAAATGGTCTTGGAAAGCTGTGGCGATTCTGCCTGGGGCAGGGTCGGCTGACTGGCGGGAATTGCGCCGCGATGGTGATGTTGTCGAGTATCATGCCGCGACCCGGATCCTGGAACTCTATGCCGCCGAGACCGAAGCTTATGTGCATGGGCTGACCGCCCGTGTCCCCAGTATCTATGTGGTGATGAGGCCTGTGTCCGGCGAATATCCTTTCGAGATCCTGCTGGTAACAGCCTCACCCTTCGAGGCGCAGGATTATTCTGACAGCGGTGAGGATGTCGTCGAGAAGGTTCCGATGACACCGGGCCTTGTTGCCTGGATCGGAGAATTCGTCGACTCGTTCCATGAGGACGAGCCCTTTGTGAAGCGCCAACGAGACAAGAGACGGGACGATCTTCACCAGGATGGGATAGGCGATCCACGTATCGGCAAGGCGGCCGATATTTACGCCTCGCCCAGCCTGATGCGGAGCCGTTTGTCATGA
- a CDS encoding twin-arginine translocation signal domain-containing protein, with protein MTRKSDETTSRRNFLKLAGTTAPIAAVVTLASGTETEAKEADLSSDRIQDTAHTRAYYHSARF; from the coding sequence ATGACAAGGAAAAGCGACGAGACGACCAGCCGCCGCAACTTCTTGAAACTGGCCGGGACGACAGCGCCGATCGCGGCGGTGGTCACTCTGGCGAGTGGAACGGAGACAGAGGCCAAGGAAGCCGACCTGTCCTCGGACAGGATTCAGGATACCGCGCATACACGCGCCTATTACCACTCTGCCCGGTTCTGA
- a CDS encoding TorD/DmsD family molecular chaperone, with translation MSAAHEIQVAEEDRLRAELYNFLGLILAHSPDARLLSQIAGLTGDDSEIGKATVALAKLARRTSPTSVESEYNRLFIGLGRGELLPYASYYLTGFLNEKPLAQLRRDMAAQGLARAENVFEPEDNIGSLMEMMGTLIDGQFAAPADLTTQKNFFNRHIAPWAAHFFTDLEAAKNAVFYAPVGKLGRAFMEIEAEAFRMSASPSASLAGSRQNHRGDLQ, from the coding sequence ATGAGTGCCGCGCATGAAATCCAGGTAGCCGAGGAAGATCGCCTGAGGGCCGAATTGTACAATTTCCTTGGCTTGATATTGGCGCACTCGCCTGATGCGAGGTTACTGTCGCAGATCGCCGGGCTGACCGGCGATGACAGCGAGATCGGCAAGGCCACCGTTGCGCTTGCGAAACTCGCCCGACGGACCAGCCCGACATCGGTCGAGTCAGAGTATAATCGGCTTTTCATCGGATTGGGGCGGGGCGAATTGTTGCCTTATGCCAGCTATTATCTGACCGGGTTTCTGAATGAAAAGCCGCTGGCGCAATTGCGGCGGGACATGGCAGCACAGGGCCTTGCGCGTGCCGAGAATGTTTTTGAACCCGAAGATAATATCGGCAGCCTGATGGAGATGATGGGGACGCTGATTGACGGTCAATTCGCCGCACCGGCGGATCTGACAACGCAAAAGAATTTCTTCAACCGGCATATCGCGCCATGGGCGGCGCATTTCTTCACGGATCTGGAAGCCGCCAAAAACGCGGTTTTCTATGCCCCGGTGGGCAAGCTCGGCCGGGCATTCATGGAGATCGAAGCCGAGGCGTTCCGCATGAGTGCATCGCCATCCGCATCGCTGGCGGGCAGCCGCCAGAACCATAGAGGAGACCTTCAATGA
- the fdh3B gene encoding formate dehydrogenase FDH3 subunit beta produces the protein MARAKFLCDAERCIECNACVTACKNEHEVPWGINRRRVVTIEDGKPGERSISVACMHCSDAPCMAVCPVDCFYQTEDGVVLHSKDLCIGCGYCFYACPFGAPQYPQAGNFGSRGKMDKCTFCAGGPEENNSAAEFAKYGRNRIAEGKLPICAEMCSTKALLAGDGDTVSDIYRERVVARGFGSGAWGWGTAYERKAP, from the coding sequence ATGGCAAGAGCTAAATTCCTGTGTGATGCCGAACGCTGCATCGAATGCAATGCTTGCGTGACGGCCTGCAAGAACGAACATGAGGTGCCCTGGGGGATCAACCGGCGCCGCGTGGTAACGATCGAGGACGGCAAACCGGGAGAGCGTTCGATTTCGGTTGCCTGCATGCATTGTTCTGACGCGCCCTGCATGGCGGTCTGCCCGGTGGATTGTTTCTATCAGACCGAAGATGGCGTGGTCCTGCACTCCAAGGACCTGTGCATCGGCTGTGGTTACTGTTTCTACGCCTGCCCCTTCGGTGCGCCGCAATATCCGCAGGCCGGCAATTTCGGATCGCGCGGCAAGATGGACAAATGCACCTTCTGCGCCGGCGGACCGGAAGAGAACAACTCCGCTGCCGAATTTGCCAAATATGGCCGCAACCGGATCGCCGAGGGCAAGTTGCCGATCTGCGCCGAGATGTGCTCGACCAAGGCATTGCTGGCCGGGGATGGAGATACCGTTTCCGACATCTACCGTGAACGAGTGGTTGCCCGCGGCTTCGGGTCGGGTGCCTGGGGCTGGGGCACCGCCTATGAGCGCAAGGCGCCCTGA